The proteins below are encoded in one region of Anoplopoma fimbria isolate UVic2021 breed Golden Eagle Sablefish chromosome 19, Afim_UVic_2022, whole genome shotgun sequence:
- the morf4l1 gene encoding mortality factor 4-like protein 1 isoform X2: MAPKQDPKPKFQEGERVLCFHGPLLYEAKCVKTNIKEKQIKYFIHYSGWNKNWDEWVPESRVLKYVDSNLQKQKELQRANQDHYVEGRMRGAAPNKKIPAPPQKNDLKTKKNKQKTPGAGEGTSSGGDPTHPPRKKRARVDPTVESEETFINRVEVKVKIPEELKPWLVDDWDLITRQKQLFHLPAKKNVDAVLEDYANYKKSRGNSDSKEFAVNEVVAGIKEYFSVMLGTQLLYKFERPQYADILANHPDTSMSQIYGAPHLLRLFVRIGAMLAYTPLDEKSLALLLSYLQDFLKYLVKNSASLFNASDYEVAPPEYHRKAV, from the exons ATGGCGCCGAAACAGGACCCGAAACCTAAATTTCAAGAAG GTGAAAGAGTGCTGTGTTTTCATGGGCCATTGCTCTACGAAGCTAAG TGTGTCAAGACAAACatcaaggaaaaacaaatcaaatacttTATTCATTACAGTGGTTGGAATAAGAA CTGGGACGAATGGGTTCCTGAAAGCAGAGTGCTTAAGTATGTGGACAGTAAtctgcagaaacagaaagagctTCAGAGGGCCAATCA AGACCATTATGTAGAAGGAAGAATGAGGGGAGCTGCGCCAAATAAGAAGATACCTGCTCCGCCGCAGAAAAATGATCT GAAAaccaaaaagaacaaacaaaaga CTCCTGGTGCAGGAGAAGGTACAAGTTCAGGAGGAGACCCAACCCATCCTCCACGAAAGAAGAGGGCACGCGTTGACCCAACTGTTGAAAGT GAGGAGACCTTCATAAATCGAGTGGAGGTTAAAGTAAAAATCCCAGAGGAGCTGAAACCATGGCTTGTGGATGACTGGGACCTGATTACACGGCAAAAACAG CTTTTCCATCTACCTGCCAAAAAGAACGTTGATGCAGTTCTTGAAGATTATGCAAATTACAAGAAATCAAGAGGAAACTCTGACAGCAa GGAGTTTGCTGTGAACGAGGTGGTTGCTGGTATCAAGGAATATTTCAGTGTCATGCTGGGGACACAACTTCTCTACAAATTTGAGAGGCCGCAGTACGCAGACATCCTGGCCAACCACCCGGATACATCCATGTCTCAAATCTACGGCGCCCCTCACCTACTCAGACTCTTTG TGAGAATTGGAGCTATGCTGGCGTACACTCCTCTTGATGAGAAGAGCCTTGCACTGCTGCTCAGTTATCTACAAGACTTCCTTAA GTATCTTGTAAAGAACTCTGCATCGCTCTTCAACGCAAGTGACTATGAAGTTGCCCCTCCAGAATACCACCGCAAGGCAGTTTAA
- the morf4l1 gene encoding mortality factor 4-like protein 1 isoform X1, whose product MAPKQDPKPKFQEGERVLCFHGPLLYEAKCVKTNIKEKQIKYFIHYSGWNKNWDEWVPESRVLKYVDSNLQKQKELQRANQDHYVEGRMRGAAPNKKIPAPPQKNDLKTKKNKQKIPYASDGAAPGAGEGTSSGGDPTHPPRKKRARVDPTVESEETFINRVEVKVKIPEELKPWLVDDWDLITRQKQLFHLPAKKNVDAVLEDYANYKKSRGNSDSKEFAVNEVVAGIKEYFSVMLGTQLLYKFERPQYADILANHPDTSMSQIYGAPHLLRLFVRIGAMLAYTPLDEKSLALLLSYLQDFLKYLVKNSASLFNASDYEVAPPEYHRKAV is encoded by the exons ATGGCGCCGAAACAGGACCCGAAACCTAAATTTCAAGAAG GTGAAAGAGTGCTGTGTTTTCATGGGCCATTGCTCTACGAAGCTAAG TGTGTCAAGACAAACatcaaggaaaaacaaatcaaatacttTATTCATTACAGTGGTTGGAATAAGAA CTGGGACGAATGGGTTCCTGAAAGCAGAGTGCTTAAGTATGTGGACAGTAAtctgcagaaacagaaagagctTCAGAGGGCCAATCA AGACCATTATGTAGAAGGAAGAATGAGGGGAGCTGCGCCAAATAAGAAGATACCTGCTCCGCCGCAGAAAAATGATCT GAAAaccaaaaagaacaaacaaaaga TTCCGTATGCTTCTGATGGTGCAGCTCCTGGTGCAGGAGAAGGTACAAGTTCAGGAGGAGACCCAACCCATCCTCCACGAAAGAAGAGGGCACGCGTTGACCCAACTGTTGAAAGT GAGGAGACCTTCATAAATCGAGTGGAGGTTAAAGTAAAAATCCCAGAGGAGCTGAAACCATGGCTTGTGGATGACTGGGACCTGATTACACGGCAAAAACAG CTTTTCCATCTACCTGCCAAAAAGAACGTTGATGCAGTTCTTGAAGATTATGCAAATTACAAGAAATCAAGAGGAAACTCTGACAGCAa GGAGTTTGCTGTGAACGAGGTGGTTGCTGGTATCAAGGAATATTTCAGTGTCATGCTGGGGACACAACTTCTCTACAAATTTGAGAGGCCGCAGTACGCAGACATCCTGGCCAACCACCCGGATACATCCATGTCTCAAATCTACGGCGCCCCTCACCTACTCAGACTCTTTG TGAGAATTGGAGCTATGCTGGCGTACACTCCTCTTGATGAGAAGAGCCTTGCACTGCTGCTCAGTTATCTACAAGACTTCCTTAA GTATCTTGTAAAGAACTCTGCATCGCTCTTCAACGCAAGTGACTATGAAGTTGCCCCTCCAGAATACCACCGCAAGGCAGTTTAA
- the pias1b gene encoding E3 SUMO-protein ligase PIAS1 isoform X1, whose product MRTKCNKMAESAELKQMVMSLRVSELQVLLGYAGRNKHGRKHELLTKSLHLLKAGCSPAVQMKIKELYRRRFPTKMVSPVDLALPGVHSASSLPAGLAQLGFDSHGSASPLLPVSLLGPKHELGLPHLPSALHPVHPDVKLQRLPFYDVLDELIKPTSLASDNSQRFQEACYAFALTPQQVQQISSSMDISGTKCDFAVQVQLRFCLSETSCPQEDHFPPNLCVKVNSKPCNLPGYLPPTKNGVEPKRPSRPINITSLVRLSTTVPNTIVVSWTSEIGRSFSMAVYLVRQQSSAVLLQRLRAKGIRNPDHSRALIKEKLTADPESEIATTSLRVSLLCPLGKMRLTIPCRALTCSHLQCFDATLYIQMNEKKPTWVCPVCDKKAPYEHLIIDGLFMEILNSCSDCDEIQFKEDGNWSPMRSKKEVQDVSGSYNGVDSDSSRTDTHEQKRGSSHDNGKNVDVIDLTLDSSSEEELDDEPPLKRACPSLSPVSPPPSKGVLNLHSQGSPVSRAPSMPAVETSYIPPPPPLIQDYRHYYHTTSDLPDLNFFSFLQGDNQHYNMVMAAAAAASASASEDHDLLLNRFLPYGSSQMLREQPGTPGSSTLAATNGGSNSGSTSSLVSSSSLRDRDKDRERDRDRDSHSISGLSRSSVEAAAAAAIYGSISDVISLD is encoded by the exons ATGCGCACCAAATGTAACAAGATGGCGGAGAGTGCGGAACTGAAG CAAATGGTAATGAGCCTTCGAGTTTCGGAGCTCCAGGTGTTGTTGGGATACGCAGGACGGAATAAGCACGGACGCAAACACGAACTTTTGACCAAAAGTCTCCACCTACTCAAGGCTGGTTGCAGTCCCGCAGTGCAGATGAAGATCAAAGAGCTCTACAGACGGCGCTTCCCAACCAAAATGGTTTCGCCGGTCGACCTGGCTCTGCCCGGTGTTCACTCTGCCTCCAGCTTGCCTGCTGGCCTTGCCCAGCTGGGATTTGACAGCCACGGTTCCGCATCGCCTCTGTTGCCTGTTTCTTTACTTGGGCCTAAGCATGAGCTGGGTCTGCCTCACCTCCCCTCCGCCCTTCACCCTGTACATCCTGATGTCAAGCTCCAGAGATTGCCATTCTACGACGTACTGGATGAGCTCATTAAGCCAACCAGCCTGG CCTCAGACAACAGTCAGCGGTTCCAGGAAGCATGTTACGCCTTTGCATTAACACCACAGCAAGTTCAACAGATCAGCAGCTCCAT ggACATATCTGGGACCAAATGTGACTTTGCTGTTCAAGTTCAGTTAAG attttgtttATCAGAGACGAGCTGTCCCCAGGAGGATCATTTCCCCCCTAATCTGTGTGTGAAGGTGAACAGCAAACCCTGTAATCTCCCG GGATATCTTCCTCCAACCAAAAATGGAGTTGAACCAAAAAGGCCCAGTCGCCCAATCAACATAACCTCTCTTGTCCGCCTGTCCACCACAGTCCCCAACACAATTGTTGTGTCATGGACTTCAGAAATTGGGAGG agttTTTCCATGGCTGTTTATCTGGTAAGACAGCAGTCGTCTGCAGTGTTGTTGCAAAGACTACGGGCCAAAGGAATTAGGAATCCTGACCACTCAAGAGCTCTGA TCAAAGAGAAATTAACAGCTGATCCAGAGAGTGAGATCGCCACCACCAGCCTACGAGTCTCTCTCCTTTGTCCT CTGGGGAAGATGAGGCTGACCATCCCTTGCAGAGCGTTGACATGTTCTCACCTCCAGTGCTTCGATGCTACACTTTACATCCAAATGAATGAGAAGAAGCCGACCTGGGTGTGTCCAGTCTGTGACAAGAAGGCACCCTATGAGCACCTCATTATCGACGG GTTGTTCATGGAAATCTTGAATAGCTGTTCTGACTGTGATGAAATCCAGTTCAAAGAAGATGGAAACTGGTCTCCGATGAGGTCGAAGAAAGAGGTGCAGGATGTGTCTGGCTCGTACAACGGTGTAGACAGCG ATTCGTCTCGGACAGACACGCACGAGCAGAAACGGGGATCGTCCCATGACAACGGCAAGAATGTTGATGTGATCGACCTGACACTGGACAGCTCCTCAGAGGAAGAGCTAGATGATGAGCCGCCTCTGAAAAGGGCCTGTCCTTCGCTGTCCCCTGTCTCTCCACCTCCAAGCAAGGG AGTACTGAACCTACACAGCCAGGGCTCACCTGTGAGCAGAGCACCCAGCATGCCCGCCGTGGAGACCAGCTAcattcctccccctccacctcttATCCAGGACTATCGCCACTATTATCACACAACTAGCGACCTGCCAG ATCTAaatttcttctccttcctccaaGGCGACAATCAG CATTACAACATGGTTAtggctgctgcagcagctgcatcaGCATCAGCCTCAGAGGACCACGACTTGCTCCTTAACCGTTTCCTGCCCTACGGCTCCTCTCAGATGTTACGGGAGCAGCCGGGCACCCCGGGGAGCAGCACACTGGCAGCCACCAACGGAGGCAGCAACAGTGGCAGCACCAGTAGTTTGGTGTCCTCCAGCAGCCTACGGGACCGCGACAAagacagagagcgagacagagacagggacagCCACTCCATCTCAGGATTGTCGAGGTCCTCGGTGGAAGCTGCAGCGGCGGCAGCCATTTATGGCTCCATATCGGACGTTATCTCTCTCGACTAG
- the pias1b gene encoding E3 SUMO-protein ligase PIAS1 isoform X2 translates to MVMSLRVSELQVLLGYAGRNKHGRKHELLTKSLHLLKAGCSPAVQMKIKELYRRRFPTKMVSPVDLALPGVHSASSLPAGLAQLGFDSHGSASPLLPVSLLGPKHELGLPHLPSALHPVHPDVKLQRLPFYDVLDELIKPTSLASDNSQRFQEACYAFALTPQQVQQISSSMDISGTKCDFAVQVQLRFCLSETSCPQEDHFPPNLCVKVNSKPCNLPGYLPPTKNGVEPKRPSRPINITSLVRLSTTVPNTIVVSWTSEIGRSFSMAVYLVRQQSSAVLLQRLRAKGIRNPDHSRALIKEKLTADPESEIATTSLRVSLLCPLGKMRLTIPCRALTCSHLQCFDATLYIQMNEKKPTWVCPVCDKKAPYEHLIIDGLFMEILNSCSDCDEIQFKEDGNWSPMRSKKEVQDVSGSYNGVDSDSSRTDTHEQKRGSSHDNGKNVDVIDLTLDSSSEEELDDEPPLKRACPSLSPVSPPPSKGVLNLHSQGSPVSRAPSMPAVETSYIPPPPPLIQDYRHYYHTTSDLPDLNFFSFLQGDNQHYNMVMAAAAAASASASEDHDLLLNRFLPYGSSQMLREQPGTPGSSTLAATNGGSNSGSTSSLVSSSSLRDRDKDRERDRDRDSHSISGLSRSSVEAAAAAAIYGSISDVISLD, encoded by the exons ATGGTAATGAGCCTTCGAGTTTCGGAGCTCCAGGTGTTGTTGGGATACGCAGGACGGAATAAGCACGGACGCAAACACGAACTTTTGACCAAAAGTCTCCACCTACTCAAGGCTGGTTGCAGTCCCGCAGTGCAGATGAAGATCAAAGAGCTCTACAGACGGCGCTTCCCAACCAAAATGGTTTCGCCGGTCGACCTGGCTCTGCCCGGTGTTCACTCTGCCTCCAGCTTGCCTGCTGGCCTTGCCCAGCTGGGATTTGACAGCCACGGTTCCGCATCGCCTCTGTTGCCTGTTTCTTTACTTGGGCCTAAGCATGAGCTGGGTCTGCCTCACCTCCCCTCCGCCCTTCACCCTGTACATCCTGATGTCAAGCTCCAGAGATTGCCATTCTACGACGTACTGGATGAGCTCATTAAGCCAACCAGCCTGG CCTCAGACAACAGTCAGCGGTTCCAGGAAGCATGTTACGCCTTTGCATTAACACCACAGCAAGTTCAACAGATCAGCAGCTCCAT ggACATATCTGGGACCAAATGTGACTTTGCTGTTCAAGTTCAGTTAAG attttgtttATCAGAGACGAGCTGTCCCCAGGAGGATCATTTCCCCCCTAATCTGTGTGTGAAGGTGAACAGCAAACCCTGTAATCTCCCG GGATATCTTCCTCCAACCAAAAATGGAGTTGAACCAAAAAGGCCCAGTCGCCCAATCAACATAACCTCTCTTGTCCGCCTGTCCACCACAGTCCCCAACACAATTGTTGTGTCATGGACTTCAGAAATTGGGAGG agttTTTCCATGGCTGTTTATCTGGTAAGACAGCAGTCGTCTGCAGTGTTGTTGCAAAGACTACGGGCCAAAGGAATTAGGAATCCTGACCACTCAAGAGCTCTGA TCAAAGAGAAATTAACAGCTGATCCAGAGAGTGAGATCGCCACCACCAGCCTACGAGTCTCTCTCCTTTGTCCT CTGGGGAAGATGAGGCTGACCATCCCTTGCAGAGCGTTGACATGTTCTCACCTCCAGTGCTTCGATGCTACACTTTACATCCAAATGAATGAGAAGAAGCCGACCTGGGTGTGTCCAGTCTGTGACAAGAAGGCACCCTATGAGCACCTCATTATCGACGG GTTGTTCATGGAAATCTTGAATAGCTGTTCTGACTGTGATGAAATCCAGTTCAAAGAAGATGGAAACTGGTCTCCGATGAGGTCGAAGAAAGAGGTGCAGGATGTGTCTGGCTCGTACAACGGTGTAGACAGCG ATTCGTCTCGGACAGACACGCACGAGCAGAAACGGGGATCGTCCCATGACAACGGCAAGAATGTTGATGTGATCGACCTGACACTGGACAGCTCCTCAGAGGAAGAGCTAGATGATGAGCCGCCTCTGAAAAGGGCCTGTCCTTCGCTGTCCCCTGTCTCTCCACCTCCAAGCAAGGG AGTACTGAACCTACACAGCCAGGGCTCACCTGTGAGCAGAGCACCCAGCATGCCCGCCGTGGAGACCAGCTAcattcctccccctccacctcttATCCAGGACTATCGCCACTATTATCACACAACTAGCGACCTGCCAG ATCTAaatttcttctccttcctccaaGGCGACAATCAG CATTACAACATGGTTAtggctgctgcagcagctgcatcaGCATCAGCCTCAGAGGACCACGACTTGCTCCTTAACCGTTTCCTGCCCTACGGCTCCTCTCAGATGTTACGGGAGCAGCCGGGCACCCCGGGGAGCAGCACACTGGCAGCCACCAACGGAGGCAGCAACAGTGGCAGCACCAGTAGTTTGGTGTCCTCCAGCAGCCTACGGGACCGCGACAAagacagagagcgagacagagacagggacagCCACTCCATCTCAGGATTGTCGAGGTCCTCGGTGGAAGCTGCAGCGGCGGCAGCCATTTATGGCTCCATATCGGACGTTATCTCTCTCGACTAG